The Bemisia tabaci chromosome 8, PGI_BMITA_v3 genome has a segment encoding these proteins:
- the Rpt2 gene encoding 26S proteasome regulatory subunit 4 has translation MGQGQSAGSGSGGEKKDDKDKKKKYEPPIPTRVGKKKRKAKGPDAATKLPQVTPHTKCRLKQLKLERIKDYLLMEEEYIRNQERLKPQEEKNEEERSKVDDLRGTPMSVGTLEEIIDDNHAIVSTSVGSEHYVSILSFVDKDQLEPGCSVLLNHKVHAVVGVLSDDTDPMVTVMKLEKAPQETYADIGGLDQQIQEIKESVELPLTHPEYYEEMGIKPPKGVILYGPPGTGKTLLAKAVANQTSATFLRVVGSELIQKYLGDGPKLVRELFRVAEEHAPSIVFIDEIDAVGTKRYDSNSGGEREIQRTMLELLNQLDGFDSRGDVKVVMATNRIETLDPALIRPGRIDRKIEFPLPDEKTKRRIFNIHTSRMTVAEGVNLQELIMAKDDLSGADIKAICTEAGLLALRERRMKVTNEDFKKSKESVLYRKKEGSPEGLYL, from the exons ATG GGTCAAGGCCAGAGTGCCGGTAGTGGCAGCGGTGGTGAGAAGAAAGATGACAAggataaaaagaagaagtatgAACCTCCAATCCCCACAAGAGTCGGTAAGAAGAAGCGCAAAGCTAAGGGTCCAGATGCTGCCACCAAGTTGCCGCAAG tcaCCCCTCATACGAAATGTAGGCTGAAGCAGTTGAAATTAGAAAGGATTAAGGATTACTTATTGATGGAAGAAGAATATATCCGCAATCAGGAGAGATTGAAAcctcaagaagaaaaaaatgag GAGGAAAGATCAAAAGTAGATGATTTAAGAGGAACGCCAATGTCCGTCGGAACTCTTGAAGAAATTATTGATGACAATCATGCCATCGTGTCAACATCTGTAGGAAGTGAACACTATGTCAGTATATTATCTTTTGTCGATAAGGATCAACTGGAGCCTGGATGTTCCGTGTTACTTAATCACAAG GTGCACGCCGTAGTTGGTGTTCTGTCAGATGACACAGATCCCATGGTGACGGtgatgaaattagaaaaagCTCCTCAAGAAACCTATGCTGACATTGGAGGTCTAGACCAACAAATTCAAGAAATCAAAGAGTCAGTGGAGCTGCCTCTAACTCACCCGGAATACTATGAGGAAATGGGCATCAAGCCTCCAAAAGGTGTGATACTGTATGGACCCCCTGGCACTGGCAAGACACTCCTGGCCAAAGCTGTAGCGAACCAAACATCTGCAACTTTCTTAAGAGTTGTCGGCTCCGAGCTCATCCAGAAATACCTG GGAGACGGTCCAAAATTAGTCAGAGAATTATTCAGAGTAGCGGAAGAACATGCGCCATCCATTGTCTTCATTGATGAAATTGACGCTGTAGGTACCAAGCGTTATGATTCGAATTCAGGTGGGGAaagagaaattcaacgtactatGCTTGAGCTTCTGAATCAGCTGGATGGTTTTGATTCTCGTGGAGATGTCAAA GTTGTTATGGCAACAAATCGTATAGAAACTCTTGATCCAGCATTGATTCGTCCTGGTCGTATCGACCGAAAAATAGAATTCCCTCTGCCAGATGAGAAGACCAAGCGCAGAATATTCAACATTCACACATCTCGCATGACTGTAGCTGAAGGTGTAAACTTGCAAGAGCTGATCATGGCCAAAGATGATCTGTCTGGAGCTGATATTAAG GCAATATGTACTGAAGCTGGTCTCTTAGCTCTCCGTGAAAGGAGGATGAAAGTCACGAATGAGGATTTCAAGAAATCGAAGGAAAGTGTACTTTAtcgaaagaaagaaggaagtcCTGAGGGTCTTTACCTTTAA